A genomic region of Thermodesulfitimonas autotrophica contains the following coding sequences:
- a CDS encoding type 1 glutamine amidotransferase → MLTVCHLYPDLLNLYGDRGNIIAFTRRARWRNIPVRVLGVRLGEPVDFREVDFLFLGGGSDREQSLIAADLQRRAAALRAAIEAGLVVLAICGGYQLLGRFYRTLDGTEIPGLGILDFYTQAGRKRLIGNIAIEVELEGKKIRACGFENHSGQTYLGAVKPLGRVLRGYGNNGRDGWEGARYKNVFCSYLHGPLLPKNPALCDHLLRLSLRRRGLDGYLAPLDDSFEKRANEVMLHRLGVKG, encoded by the coding sequence GTGCTGACAGTGTGTCACCTGTACCCCGATCTTCTTAATCTCTACGGGGACCGGGGGAACATCATCGCCTTTACGCGGCGGGCCCGGTGGCGTAATATTCCGGTGCGGGTGCTGGGGGTGCGACTCGGGGAACCGGTTGATTTCCGGGAGGTTGATTTTCTTTTTTTAGGTGGCGGTTCGGACCGCGAGCAGAGCCTTATCGCCGCCGACCTCCAACGGCGCGCTGCGGCTCTTAGGGCCGCGATCGAGGCGGGACTGGTGGTGCTTGCCATTTGTGGCGGCTACCAGCTGCTCGGGCGGTTCTACCGGACGCTCGACGGGACGGAAATACCGGGCCTCGGCATCCTCGATTTTTACACCCAGGCGGGGCGAAAGCGCTTGATCGGCAATATCGCGATCGAGGTCGAACTCGAAGGGAAAAAGATCCGGGCCTGCGGTTTCGAAAACCATTCGGGGCAGACCTACCTCGGGGCGGTAAAACCGCTCGGCCGGGTGCTCCGGGGTTACGGCAATAACGGGCGTGACGGTTGGGAGGGCGCCCGCTACAAAAACGTGTTCTGCTCTTACCTCCATGGCCCCCTCCTCCCCAAAAATCCGGCTCTTTGCGACCACCTCCTGCGCCTATCGCTCAGGCGGCGCGGCCTTGACGGGTACCTCGCGCCGCTCGACGATTCTTTCGAGAAGCGGGCTAACGAGGTGATGCTGCACCGCCTGGGTGTTAAGGGATAG
- a CDS encoding Mur ligase family protein, with translation MRLRFWAAILAGKGAYHLSRITGGRGSSLPGLVALRLFPEMLGAFARQARCGAVMVTGTNGKTTTNNMLARVLEAEGARVVANREGANLVTGVTTAFIRASGLGGRVGYDWAVLEVDEAAFPRVAEVVRPRIVVVTNFFRDQLDRYGELDKTVSFIRSTVAKLPATKLVLNADDPLVAMLADTGREALFFGLGAPTRGEEAQGTTREARFCPYCGQEFTYDYYHYSQLGAYRCSGCGFARPRAQVEALSVQTLNGVTRSVVRVRDEVLTLTLPTPGFYNVYNALAVFGAGLWLGIAPGKVAASLHRYVPATGRLQEFVYKGRPVYLNLVKNPAGFNESLNLLTASREPKDVFIALNDNDADGRDISWIWDVDFERLENCKEILRFVCAGRRAAEMALRLKYAGIPVQKIETCSHFAAGVRRALEGYGSIVYLLATYTALWPVEKILRRLATEVNGADSVSPVPRSS, from the coding sequence ATGCGCTTGCGGTTCTGGGCGGCGATTTTAGCGGGTAAAGGCGCTTACCATTTGAGCCGGATCACCGGCGGGCGAGGCTCGTCGCTACCGGGCCTTGTGGCGCTGCGCCTTTTCCCGGAAATGCTGGGCGCGTTTGCCCGCCAAGCGCGTTGCGGTGCCGTGATGGTGACCGGGACCAACGGTAAGACGACGACCAACAACATGCTGGCGCGGGTGCTCGAGGCAGAAGGAGCGCGGGTGGTGGCCAATAGGGAAGGCGCCAACCTCGTAACGGGGGTCACAACCGCTTTCATCCGGGCCAGCGGGCTCGGCGGGCGGGTGGGCTACGACTGGGCGGTTTTAGAGGTGGACGAAGCCGCCTTCCCGCGGGTGGCCGAAGTTGTTCGGCCGCGAATCGTGGTGGTCACCAACTTTTTCCGCGACCAGCTTGACCGTTACGGCGAACTCGACAAGACCGTTTCCTTCATCAGGAGCACGGTGGCGAAGTTGCCCGCCACGAAATTAGTCCTTAACGCCGACGACCCCTTGGTCGCCATGCTCGCCGATACGGGGCGCGAGGCGCTCTTTTTCGGGCTGGGGGCTCCCACGCGGGGAGAGGAGGCGCAGGGAACCACCAGGGAGGCGCGGTTCTGCCCTTACTGCGGGCAGGAGTTTACCTATGACTACTACCATTACAGCCAGCTCGGCGCCTACCGCTGTTCCGGTTGCGGTTTTGCCCGGCCGCGTGCCCAGGTGGAGGCGCTCAGCGTCCAGACGCTGAACGGCGTGACGCGTTCGGTGGTCCGGGTGAGGGACGAGGTGCTCACCCTCACCCTGCCGACGCCCGGCTTTTATAACGTTTATAACGCCCTTGCCGTTTTTGGGGCGGGGCTATGGCTTGGGATCGCGCCGGGAAAAGTAGCGGCAAGCCTCCACCGGTACGTGCCCGCAACCGGGCGACTCCAGGAGTTCGTTTACAAAGGCCGGCCGGTCTATCTTAACCTGGTAAAAAATCCTGCCGGTTTCAACGAGAGCCTCAACCTCCTCACAGCCAGTCGCGAGCCGAAGGATGTTTTTATTGCGCTGAACGACAACGATGCGGACGGGCGGGACATCTCCTGGATTTGGGACGTGGATTTCGAGCGGCTCGAAAACTGCAAAGAAATCCTCCGTTTTGTCTGCGCGGGGAGACGGGCAGCGGAGATGGCGCTGCGCCTCAAGTACGCGGGCATCCCGGTCCAGAAGATCGAGACCTGCAGCCACTTTGCCGCTGGTGTGCGGCGGGCGTTAGAGGGTTACGGGAGCATTGTTTACCTGTTGGCGACCTACACGGCTCTCTGGCCGGTCGAGAAGATCCTGCGGCGTCTTGCTACGGAGGTTAACGGTGCTGACAGTGTGTCACCTGTACCCCGATCTTCTTAA
- a CDS encoding adenosylcobalamin-dependent ribonucleoside-diphosphate reductase: MKELDLNQQVILEGRYLWRDAAGRVIETPEEMFWRVARAVAAAEARFGADSKTVAAWAERFFALMAALDFLPNSPTLINAGRQGGQLAACFVLPVEDSIEAIFETLKQTALIHKSGGGTGFDFSRLRPKGDPVQSTGGVASGPVSFMRIFNAATEEVKQGGVRRGANMGILRVDHPDIFGFVACKEKEGEMRNFNISVAVTEEFFGAYAADKDFPLRFGGRVYRSVPARELFDYIVAHAHATGEPGLLFLDAVNRANPTPALGRIEATNPCGEQPLLPYESCNLGSVNLAQMVKERSVDWEKLRTVVRDAVRFLDDVVEVNSFPVPAIAAATRRTRKVGLGVMGWADLLFLLRIPYDSEAALQLAAELMGFIRAEARAASRQLASERGTFPAWDKSVYYPDLPLRNATLTTIAPTGSISGIAGVSSGIEPVFALSYTRTVFDRKKLLVVNKPFLAYLAANFPEAQREAILNAVYRNGTLEGVTELPPEDRAIFKTALEIAPEWHLRMQAAFQQATDNAVSKTINLPETATQADVAAIFRAAHALGLKGLTVYRTGSRKDQPLALPANCRPCRIE, encoded by the coding sequence ATGAAGGAGCTTGATTTGAACCAGCAGGTGATTCTCGAGGGGCGTTATCTCTGGCGCGACGCGGCGGGCCGCGTGATCGAGACCCCGGAAGAGATGTTCTGGCGGGTGGCCCGCGCGGTGGCCGCAGCGGAGGCCCGCTTCGGGGCGGATTCCAAGACAGTTGCGGCCTGGGCAGAGCGCTTTTTTGCGCTGATGGCGGCGCTCGACTTTCTGCCTAACAGCCCGACGTTAATTAACGCCGGACGGCAGGGGGGACAGCTTGCTGCCTGCTTTGTCCTGCCGGTCGAGGACAGCATCGAGGCGATCTTCGAGACCCTCAAACAGACGGCGCTCATCCACAAGAGCGGCGGGGGCACCGGTTTTGACTTTTCCCGGCTCCGGCCCAAAGGGGATCCGGTCCAATCGACCGGCGGGGTGGCTTCCGGGCCGGTGAGCTTTATGCGCATCTTTAACGCGGCCACCGAGGAGGTAAAGCAGGGCGGGGTGCGTCGGGGGGCCAACATGGGCATCCTGCGGGTCGACCACCCCGACATTTTCGGGTTCGTTGCCTGCAAAGAAAAAGAAGGGGAAATGCGGAATTTCAACATCTCGGTGGCGGTGACCGAGGAATTCTTTGGGGCTTACGCTGCGGACAAAGATTTCCCGCTCCGCTTCGGAGGGCGGGTTTACCGCTCGGTCCCGGCCCGGGAACTCTTCGACTATATCGTCGCGCACGCCCACGCTACCGGAGAGCCCGGACTCCTCTTTCTCGATGCGGTCAACCGGGCCAACCCAACGCCGGCCTTGGGCCGGATCGAGGCGACTAATCCGTGCGGGGAGCAACCGCTTTTACCCTATGAGTCCTGCAACCTTGGTTCCGTTAACCTGGCGCAGATGGTTAAGGAGCGAAGCGTTGACTGGGAAAAGCTCCGCACCGTGGTGCGCGATGCGGTCCGCTTTCTCGACGACGTGGTAGAAGTGAATAGCTTCCCGGTCCCGGCAATAGCGGCAGCGACGCGTAGAACGCGCAAGGTGGGCCTCGGGGTGATGGGCTGGGCCGACCTGCTCTTTCTGTTGCGTATCCCTTACGATTCCGAAGCGGCGTTGCAGCTTGCCGCTGAGTTGATGGGTTTCATCCGGGCGGAGGCGCGGGCGGCTTCCCGGCAACTGGCCTCCGAGCGGGGAACCTTTCCGGCCTGGGATAAATCCGTCTACTATCCGGATCTGCCCCTACGCAACGCCACCCTGACGACGATCGCGCCTACGGGGTCGATCAGCGGGATCGCGGGGGTCAGCTCCGGTATTGAGCCGGTTTTTGCGCTCAGTTACACCCGGACCGTTTTTGACCGAAAGAAACTGTTAGTGGTCAACAAACCTTTTCTCGCCTACCTTGCGGCGAACTTTCCGGAGGCGCAGCGGGAGGCGATCCTGAACGCGGTTTACCGCAACGGGACCCTGGAAGGGGTTACAGAACTCCCGCCGGAGGATAGGGCCATTTTCAAAACCGCTTTGGAGATAGCGCCGGAGTGGCACCTGCGGATGCAAGCGGCCTTCCAGCAAGCTACCGACAACGCGGTGAGCAAAACGATTAATCTGCCGGAGACGGCTACGCAGGCGGACGTGGCGGCGATCTTCCGCGCGGCCCACGCCCTGGGGCTCAAGGGCCTGACGGTTTACCGGACCGGTTCCCGGAAGGACCAGCCGCTCGCGCTACCGGCAAACTGCCGCCCCTGCCGGATTGAGTAG
- a CDS encoding anti-sigma factor domain-containing protein, which yields MRGMLVKDKGEEGIVLTPDGAFVQGKVEEAASLGDEVEVEPPLSRRSFWWLAAAAVAVVCLGLALYRLAVPAPWAYVAVDTVPSVGLALDSRLVVTRQEALNVCGEELLAGEKLAGKTFANALSFLLVRLRAEGYLQEAAGDLVLVTVASRKEDERLAAERVARLVAASLPAGRGTAVVVARVDLATQRQAAKAGLSPGRYLLQQELQQSGVKLQGRKVGEMPLRALEEAYGVRVAALMAGKAAVVVLGGDRNGKKPGGELPGLLAAPVPPAKAE from the coding sequence ATGCGGGGAATGCTGGTTAAAGACAAAGGTGAAGAGGGGATCGTCCTCACTCCCGACGGCGCTTTCGTCCAGGGAAAGGTTGAGGAGGCCGCTTCTCTCGGGGACGAGGTAGAGGTCGAACCGCCCCTATCGCGACGGTCGTTCTGGTGGTTGGCCGCGGCGGCCGTGGCGGTGGTCTGCCTCGGACTGGCACTTTACCGGCTCGCCGTGCCGGCGCCGTGGGCCTATGTGGCCGTGGATACGGTTCCGAGCGTAGGACTGGCGCTTGATTCGCGGCTGGTAGTTACCAGGCAGGAGGCGCTTAACGTCTGCGGCGAGGAACTGTTAGCCGGCGAAAAACTGGCCGGGAAAACATTTGCGAACGCCCTTTCCTTCCTCCTGGTGCGCCTGCGGGCTGAGGGTTACCTTCAGGAGGCCGCCGGTGATCTGGTTCTTGTTACCGTGGCGTCCCGCAAGGAAGACGAGCGGCTGGCGGCGGAAAGGGTCGCCCGCCTGGTGGCAGCTTCACTGCCAGCCGGCAGGGGCACGGCGGTGGTGGTGGCCAGGGTGGACCTGGCGACGCAGCGCCAGGCTGCGAAGGCGGGGCTCTCGCCGGGACGCTACCTGCTCCAACAGGAACTCCAACAGTCTGGGGTCAAGCTGCAAGGGCGAAAGGTCGGGGAAATGCCGCTGCGTGCGCTCGAGGAGGCCTACGGAGTGCGGGTGGCGGCGCTTATGGCGGGTAAGGCTGCGGTTGTAGTTTTGGGTGGTGACCGGAACGGAAAGAAACCGGGCGGCGAACTGCCGGGACTGCTTGCAGCGCCGGTACCTCCGGCGAAAGCAGAATGA
- a CDS encoding sigma-70 family RNA polymerase sigma factor, translating to MDEETLRDLLTRAQRGESEARNALLAAYRKFIADSVNAYLRHASLKRRNDELSVGMIAFDEAVTRFQPERGVPFLAFARLVIKSRLANYLRQEARHREAASALEVSDARVEMQVAAARDEALWEAVAQDRAEEIRDYEKLLAAFGITIEELVALSPKHADCRASLIRAATLLAQEEEFFRRFATGKRLPLREMARRTGLSPKVICKHRKYLLALAIIFREPERFIYLHSYLKGLAKGRMAHAGNAG from the coding sequence ATGGATGAGGAAACCCTCCGGGATTTGCTTACGCGGGCCCAGCGCGGGGAAAGCGAAGCGCGAAACGCTTTGCTTGCGGCATACCGCAAATTTATCGCTGACAGTGTCAACGCCTATCTCCGGCACGCCTCTTTGAAGCGGCGGAACGACGAGCTAAGCGTGGGCATGATTGCCTTTGACGAGGCAGTTACCAGATTCCAGCCGGAGCGGGGGGTGCCCTTTCTGGCTTTTGCCCGGCTGGTGATTAAGAGCCGGCTGGCCAACTATCTCCGCCAGGAAGCGCGGCACCGCGAGGCGGCCTCTGCCCTCGAGGTGTCGGATGCGCGGGTCGAGATGCAGGTGGCGGCGGCCCGGGATGAGGCGCTGTGGGAAGCGGTGGCTCAGGACCGGGCGGAGGAGATCAGGGACTACGAAAAGCTCCTGGCGGCTTTCGGCATCACCATAGAAGAGTTGGTGGCCCTCTCCCCAAAGCACGCCGACTGCCGCGCGTCCCTTATCCGGGCGGCGACCTTGCTGGCTCAGGAAGAAGAATTTTTCCGCCGGTTCGCTACGGGGAAGCGCCTGCCTTTGCGCGAGATGGCGCGGCGGACCGGGCTGAGCCCCAAGGTGATTTGCAAGCACCGGAAGTACCTTCTGGCCCTCGCCATCATCTTCCGCGAGCCGGAGCGCTTCATCTATTTGCATTCTTACTTGAAAGGACTCGCTAAGGGCAGGATGGCACATGCGGGGAATGCTGGTTAA
- a CDS encoding DedA family protein — protein MKEFILDYLAYFGIGGLLLSSLVEALGVPFFPGGIMVILAGFLVARGYMTFPAALLATCTGFITGSALAYLLGVKLGGQVFELGGRLLKVTPARLAKARAYLGYSAPGFVVFGRFIPGISNLTPYLAGVGQLNPALFLALTGLFAVCWATLYLALGVFFEKSWAEVTGRLQPFLLLGGLLGLGLYLYLIGRRKKVGGC, from the coding sequence GTGAAGGAATTCATCCTGGATTATCTCGCCTATTTCGGTATTGGCGGCCTGCTTTTGAGCAGCCTGGTGGAGGCCCTGGGCGTTCCTTTTTTTCCCGGTGGGATAATGGTCATCTTGGCCGGGTTCCTGGTGGCCCGGGGCTACATGACCTTCCCTGCCGCCCTTCTGGCCACCTGCACCGGCTTCATCACCGGTTCAGCCCTGGCTTATCTTTTAGGCGTTAAGCTTGGGGGACAGGTTTTTGAACTCGGGGGCCGCCTGCTCAAGGTTACGCCCGCACGGTTGGCAAAAGCGCGGGCCTATCTCGGTTATTCGGCGCCAGGCTTCGTGGTCTTCGGTCGTTTCATCCCGGGAATCAGCAACCTGACGCCCTACCTTGCCGGGGTAGGGCAGCTGAATCCGGCGCTCTTCCTCGCCCTGACCGGTCTTTTTGCGGTATGCTGGGCCACGCTCTACCTCGCCCTCGGCGTTTTTTTTGAAAAAAGCTGGGCCGAAGTTACCGGGCGCCTGCAGCCCTTTCTTCTTCTCGGGGGGCTACTGGGCCTGGGGCTTTACCTGTACCTCATCGGGCGGCGGAAAAAAGTTGGCGGATGCTAA
- a CDS encoding thermonuclease family protein yields the protein MKRVPAWSRWLVALLVLLALCLTASGCREKGESASVRAGLPAQDLPAATVTARVVRVIDGDTVVVRFETSPAVSPSGNGYSLRVPGGWVRVGREEKVRLIGVNAPETGSGQREAEMYGWEAKAYTRKRTLGRVVRLEFDVETRDRYGRLLAYLYLDGNLFNRELVKEGYAQVYTVPPNLKYTAAFLSAQREALEAGRGLWQRRHFVTGPVIGNSRTYTYHLPGCSGLPTLANRVYFRNEREALMSGYHPCRKCCLQRRLEGGK from the coding sequence ATGAAAAGGGTACCGGCGTGGTCAAGGTGGTTGGTTGCCCTCTTGGTCCTGCTGGCGCTTTGCCTCACCGCAAGCGGGTGCCGGGAGAAAGGTGAGAGCGCCTCAGTTAGAGCGGGGCTTCCTGCGCAGGACCTGCCGGCAGCGACAGTAACGGCGCGAGTAGTGCGGGTGATTGACGGTGACACGGTAGTGGTGCGCTTTGAGACGAGCCCGGCGGTGAGCCCCTCCGGGAACGGTTATTCCCTCCGCGTCCCCGGCGGCTGGGTACGGGTGGGAAGGGAGGAAAAGGTCCGGCTTATCGGGGTGAACGCGCCGGAAACCGGGTCCGGGCAGAGGGAGGCGGAGATGTACGGGTGGGAAGCAAAGGCCTACACCCGGAAGCGGACGCTAGGCCGGGTTGTGCGTCTGGAGTTCGACGTCGAAACCCGCGACCGTTACGGGCGGTTGCTGGCGTACCTTTACCTCGACGGGAATCTTTTTAACCGGGAGTTGGTGAAGGAAGGTTACGCTCAGGTCTATACCGTTCCGCCCAACCTTAAATATACGGCGGCGTTTCTATCGGCCCAGCGGGAAGCACTGGAGGCGGGGCGGGGCCTGTGGCAGAGGCGCCATTTCGTCACCGGTCCGGTAATAGGCAACTCCCGGACCTACACCTACCACCTTCCGGGTTGTTCCGGGCTCCCTACTCTGGCTAACCGGGTCTATTTCCGCAACGAAAGAGAAGCGCTAATGTCCGGATACCACCCTTGCCGGAAATGTTGCCTGCAGCGACGGCTTGAGGGCGGGAAGTGA
- the pyk gene encoding pyruvate kinase, producing the protein MRHTKIVCTIGPASEDPAVIEAMLRSGMNVARINMSHGTQEEHRRRLRVLRAVAAKLGQNLGILLDIRGPRIRIGDFETGPFRLETGEEVELIPKDFKGTRRRIPVNYEGLVRDVKPGNIILVADGLVSLRVLNTTAEGVLCRVETGGEVSARKGVNLPGVKVNLPSLTEKDVADIRFGIAEEVDFIALSFVRRAEDVLAARRLLEEAGADISLIAKIENWEGLENLGAILKVADGVMVARGDLGLEIPTEEVPLAQKRIIEEANAAGKPVITATQMLESMIHNSRPTRAEASDVANAIFDGTDAVMLSGETAIGRYPVEAVAVMARIAARTEEALPYGEFLRRQQAAAKHSVTDAISFATCTAAEDLGAAAIITATQTGYTARMVAKYRPRPPVVAVTPHEKVVRRLALVWGVFPLLVAPTESTDQMIKAAVEAAVAAGYVRAGDLLVITAGVPVGVHGTTNLLKVHTVGNVVARGVGVGTRAVSGPARVVHTAREALERVQSGDILVAPATDKEYIPALERAAGVVTETGGMTSHAAIVGLEFGIPVVVGVEGATAIIKDGALITLDPQRGVIYSGVARVL; encoded by the coding sequence TTGCGCCACACGAAGATAGTCTGCACCATCGGTCCGGCGAGCGAAGATCCCGCCGTGATCGAAGCGATGCTCCGGAGCGGGATGAATGTGGCCAGGATCAACATGTCCCACGGCACGCAGGAGGAGCACCGGCGGCGGCTGCGGGTTCTCCGGGCGGTGGCGGCGAAACTCGGCCAGAACTTAGGCATCCTTTTGGATATCCGGGGCCCGCGCATCAGGATTGGGGATTTTGAAACGGGGCCGTTTCGTCTCGAGACGGGCGAGGAAGTTGAGCTGATTCCAAAGGATTTCAAAGGCACCCGGCGGCGGATCCCGGTCAACTACGAGGGGCTCGTTCGCGACGTGAAACCGGGCAACATCATCTTAGTGGCCGATGGTCTGGTGAGCCTCCGGGTTTTAAACACGACCGCAGAAGGCGTTCTCTGCCGTGTGGAAACAGGTGGTGAGGTAAGCGCCCGGAAGGGCGTTAACCTGCCGGGGGTCAAGGTGAACCTGCCTTCCCTCACGGAAAAGGATGTCGCCGACATCAGGTTTGGGATTGCCGAAGAAGTGGACTTTATCGCGCTTTCTTTCGTCAGGCGGGCTGAGGATGTGCTTGCAGCCCGGCGGCTGCTTGAGGAAGCCGGTGCCGATATTTCCCTTATTGCCAAGATCGAGAACTGGGAGGGCCTCGAAAATCTTGGGGCGATCCTGAAGGTGGCCGACGGGGTGATGGTCGCGCGCGGCGACCTCGGGCTCGAGATTCCCACGGAGGAGGTCCCTTTAGCGCAAAAACGAATCATCGAGGAGGCCAATGCCGCCGGCAAACCGGTGATTACGGCCACGCAGATGCTCGAATCGATGATTCACAACTCACGCCCGACCAGGGCCGAGGCCAGTGACGTCGCCAACGCTATCTTCGACGGCACGGACGCGGTGATGCTTTCCGGGGAAACTGCCATCGGGCGCTACCCGGTCGAAGCGGTGGCCGTTATGGCCCGGATCGCGGCCCGGACGGAGGAGGCCCTGCCTTACGGTGAGTTTCTGCGGCGGCAGCAGGCCGCGGCGAAACATTCCGTAACGGACGCCATCAGTTTTGCTACCTGCACGGCGGCCGAGGATCTAGGAGCGGCGGCGATCATCACCGCCACGCAGACCGGCTACACAGCGCGGATGGTGGCCAAGTACCGGCCCCGGCCGCCGGTCGTTGCGGTTACCCCCCACGAGAAAGTGGTGCGCCGGCTGGCCCTGGTATGGGGCGTCTTCCCGCTTTTAGTCGCGCCGACTGAGAGCACCGACCAAATGATTAAGGCGGCAGTGGAAGCGGCCGTAGCCGCGGGTTACGTCCGGGCCGGCGACTTACTTGTGATTACCGCCGGTGTTCCGGTAGGTGTGCACGGCACGACGAACCTGCTGAAAGTCCACACGGTGGGTAACGTAGTGGCGCGTGGCGTCGGAGTCGGGACGCGGGCCGTAAGCGGGCCGGCGCGGGTAGTCCACACGGCGCGGGAGGCGCTGGAGCGAGTGCAGTCCGGCGACATCCTGGTTGCGCCGGCCACCGATAAGGAGTACATCCCGGCGTTGGAACGGGCGGCGGGGGTGGTTACCGAGACGGGCGGGATGACCTCGCACGCTGCGATTGTAGGGCTTGAATTCGGTATTCCGGTGGTCGTAGGCGTCGAGGGCGCGACTGCCATCATTAAAGATGGTGCGCTTATCACCCTTGACCCGCAGCGGGGTGTCATTTATAGCGGGGTGGCGCGGGTTCTATAG